CAAGATTTTAGAAGCGTtgcaaattagaaaaaatgaccaaaaatctaTTCCACTGCATATgcatttgtcaaaattagaTTTGAGCAGTATTGGTGTTGATAATACTTTCATTGCTAAACCTCCAGAGCATTTTCTTTGGTCTTGTCAACAACTGGGTATTTCTGTTCCCGAATTTTATATGAATAACTGTTCTATGCCATTTGAAAAGAGAATAGACTCTGTTGAAGCGACGTGAATGATGTAATTTTAAACTGTATCCAATAATACAAACGTTAGTTTTTTTACATGCATTTCTTTCGTTGATTCgttcttgatatttttaaaaagcccaGGTACATAACcgcgatcaattttttattcattcactTATTCGATACTTGTACACAGAATAATAAAGGTTGAAATCAAGAAACTATGTATTTTAGATAAAAagggaaaacaaaaaaagggagggaaataaaaaaaaatcatatcatatCTTATGCGATCTACGAAACATTGATATCTCACATTTTTCtaatcatcaataatttttttcaaatacatacaaataaaaaaattaagaattcgAGTCgtaaatcgttaaaaaaataattcttataaaaatatataagaTATATCACACTGCGAATTAAACATCTCAggtttaatttcatttttatttacaataaaCCTACACGTGAGGTGtggtaaaaaatgaacatttttcgatttcatatttCAAGTAGTTAACTTTTGACTAAAATGTTCACAACTGGACTTGAAATTAACACgaataatgataaaataatcACAGAAACCACGCTTAATAGCATCATTATACAATCGAAGAGCTACGAAATCTAAGTACTAGGTAAGATAAGTATAATTATTCATATCTACATATATTACAAAATCTATCCATAAAAATCAATATAGAAGAAAACAATACAAACTGGTAACatcattaaagaaaaaaatagtaacaaaaatacaagaacaaaataaatgaaacaaaaacatttataagtaaaaattgatgcaaaaaaacaataagttattatatgatttataattttttttaaattacgtacAACAGTAATTAATCATAATAATAACATTAATAACACcccattaaacatttttttttcaaacgaaaaattttggtttaaaacaaaaaaggtcaaattaaTGGTATTTTCGTACTTTCAATGCAATACAGAAGCTGACATAAATAacaaaatgcatcaaaaataaataatattagttcccaaaacttttaaaaatttatcaaaaatcatcattttaaaaatttattaaggacaaaaaaaaatacaaaaaaccgCCCCTTAAAACTCATTCATGGAATAGTGGAACGcgattttcgccattttttccaccatttttcgTTGCTAAGTTttaatcgagtaatttttcgtttatCAATTACATTGACTTCATTTTCCGCTTTTTTACCCATTCTTAAGTTATTACCTATGTTACAATCGAGAAATTCGTTTTGCGTATCAgatggttttgaattttcaataaacagATCATCTTTAGCCGACGATAACAATTTACATTTACGATAGcgtaaaaattcgtaaataaatttcgattttattttgatcttCAAAATTCTACGTTTTTCCTTTTTCCCGAAATTTTGCTCCGAAATTATTTTCTGCTCGTCACAAGATGATTCGTAATCATAAGCTAAAGAAGAACCACTGTATTTACTCAAGGTTTTCTTAATTTCAATGTATTTCTTCTCTAATTCGCAATAATCGACAACTTTCGGTTCACTTTCAAATTCTTCGATCATAATGAACACTTTTTCGTTGATAAGTTTTGCAAATGAAAGtatatcaattaatttttcgtatttttctttttttccatcgCTATCGTCTTTAAGCAACAGCAATTCATCAACCTCCTGTAAGCTTCTGATATTTGCTATTGAAAATACacgaatttcattaaaatttggaTCCAATAGGTTGACGTTTTTATCAACATCTAGTTTCGTGTTTTTCGCGAAGAAGTCCAATAGCATTAGTATTTGTTTTTTCAGCAATTCAATGACATGCTCTTCTTCGATTGGTTCCGTCCGATTATCGGAATTAATTTCTTGATTGCCTGGTTCGTTTaattcatctttgaaaatttgagttgatTTCATATAAGCGATGATTTCTTTACGTATTTTTGCCGACATTTCCTgtaaaatacattaaaaattttattgatgaatCCAGTTACAtagttacaaaaattgaaatcaaaatcaaaatacactCAATCAATAAGCATACAAACACTGGGGAAAAGGATGTATAAAAAGCtttcaaagttcatttctaTAGCAAGACTAAAAGCCAAGATAATGTTTTGCCcaatttgagaaatgaaaaactaaGCTTACTGGACGCAGTatgaataaaaacattttattccGAGACCGAAATCAAAACTAACCTATTTAAAATCAACGAAATACTAATTTCTAACAGAAGATAATACAAACATCATCATGCCGAAAAAAAGaccaaaactacaaaaatttatccATAAAAAACTGAGTTCAAAAACACTCGGACTTTGGAAAATACCTGTTCGTACAATGGCTTATGAACAGTCCCTTTGACAGTTCCTGTGAACTGATAAATATTAGGAGCGTCCAGTATTGTTGCTGATTTATCTATAACACATATTGTATGTACGCTTTCATATCATTAAAGAGAATGATTCAAACGTTGGaattatatgtaggtaactaggtatataTAAATACGCCAAAACATTCTTCACTTACCTGGTGGGAGTTGAGATAAGGTTATATGCAACAGTGGATCTTTAGTTACAACCTCTATCAACATTTTCGCTTCACGCGTGAATAAAAATACGACTGGAATGTTAACGTCATCATTTCCATCTCCAGACATGGTAAATAATGGTAAAAGATCTGCCGTAGAATCAGGTGTATTATCTACAATTATTCCTCCAATAGCTCCAGCCTTTTCTAATTTACGAgcctataaaaattattatttattacaaTAACCGCTTAAATATTTGACCTTACTCTATGTACGCAGAAATTTTACAAACCTTATCTACAAACATGCAATCGCCTCTTTCGACGACGACTATTCGGTTTCTTAGtacttcagaatttttgagaggttCGCAAGCTTTTAAAGGTGACGCAACGCTTATTAATCCCGTGAGCTATGAAGTAAGAATCATATGATTAtgttataaaaaaataacttaatTGTGAAGTTATGTTGAATAATTCGGGCGAACCCTTACTTTTTGATCAACTCgtagcaatttaccaaaatgagCTGGACCGGCGCTTAAGACTACAGTTTCATTATTAACTGAATAAGAGACAGCCTGAGGAGTATTTTCAACAGATTGCGTTTTCGATAGTTCAACCATTTCTTGCATGAATATAGCGCCTtcttttgcttcattttttgatgtagCCTgcttaaaaatatataaatttacataatttttgttttcactgTTTTGGGCTTACGTTCTTATTATAATACCCTTgttaaattaataatattattgaTAATTTATACAAACTCACAGTCAAATAATTATGAACTAATTGTATTCGACCATCAGACAGGGTAATAACGGCAATGCCCATATCTTTCAATAACCGGATGTGTTCTTCATTGGAAGACTGAAATTCAATTGAATACATCGTTAAACAAATTCATCACAGGTAACAATACTTCTGAACTAGGCATACTCACCTGAAATTGGGAAGGATGCAATTTTCTAACGGATTTTCTTAGAGGACAAATTCCTTCGAACATATTACGTAAATTTTGTCTCAAGAAATGACCAACCACATATTCAGGTATGACACATGATCTCGCCATATCGTTATCGTCATCATTTTCCACAGAGTCCCCATCACGGCTTTCGTTATTGTTGTTCAACAGCAATAACTTATCTACTTCCTACAATAAAATATGCGTTTAATTATACGGTAAATTAGATTTACACCAATTCTGAAATGTATTTCAATACTTGCACTGGAATAATTCGGAGACGAATACCGTGAAATAGAAAGAGGCAGTAAATGAGCTTCTGTCGTGAATAAATAATCATCCAAATTGATAACCGTTTCTGAAGGTTCAGCGAATAGCAGAAATAGATATTTGAAAGTTTCCGCCAACACGAATGAATCCatactaaaaaaataataaataaataacgttTATAATgcgattttgtgttttttattgtaaaatgaGGCCACCGCTTCATTTTCACACATACCTATCTTCATGGGTACCAGTTCGTACATCTTCAAATGAAGCATACCCACATGGAACTCGAGCGTACATTTGAAGCGATCTCAACACATTTTTACCAACGTTTAAATAATAGTGATCACCAGTGGCGcgatataaaaaataagtagattCTAAAAATTCTGGACGGAGAGGATGGTGTCCCCAGTGAATCTAAAACGTCAAAGTATTGAATAAGTAATAAATTCCAAACTTTGATCATTAGGTacaaaattatttcttcaaattatgtacttgaaaatcAGTCGTAAATGCTTCTGGGATAAATTTATACTTCTGCATTACGTGATATAACATTTCGTGCGTTTCAATGGCCGGTTTCAGATCACCTTTCAAAACCTAATACACACAGTTCGTTAGACaaagtttttaaatcattttaaaagttCCACAACCTTACTTGTAATCCAGGCCAAAACGCTAACAGAGCATCCATAAAATTCTTGGAATTAGTGTTTGGCTTGTGCATGTGAACATCGAGTAACATCGGACCTTGACTAACATAGGTCATGACTGCCGAATAGTGCTTAAAAcaagaataaataaaaacattgatAAGCGCCGAACAAACTTCCAATAATAAAccaattacgaaaaattattacTGTATTAAATCGTCGTAAATATTTCTCATCCGATAACAAGATGTATGCCTTGAGACAATATTCGTAATACGAATCGATGCCAGCTCCTACACCAGACTCTTTTCGTACCCAGTCACCGGAATGAACATCCAAAATGGTTCCCATAAGATTGGACGTTCGATGTCTCAGACTCCACAACTCATCCATAGCTTTATGTGCTTTTTGCTGCAAAATATTTGCAATTAATATAATAAATCTAACTATCTTGAGAATAAAATAATGATCATACTTCGAATATAGGATCTCCGGTCAATCTAGACAAAGCTGCCATCTCCAAAATCATGGTTCCAGCGCAGGCAGTGCAAGTATGGCCTGCAATTTGTGAAAGATCATCTCGAACACCGTGTTTGAGATTAACTCTTCCATACGGAATACCAGTAAGTGTGTTGAATGCCGGCAGTAATCGAGTACCGAGATCTTTAGCCAGAGCTAACAGTTCTCCCTTATACCAAGTCATCTCGctgtacttatttttcaatacatCGCTGAGTACATGAGCAGAAAGCAAGCCTCTgaacagaaaaagaaaaatcattacaaCTATATCGATCATTGAAACGAGTACAATCTAGAATCAACCTCTTCAATACTCACCCTAAAACACGAATATTTGTTTCGAACACAGAAACCACAACATCGGTATTGAAATTGACATCCTTTATGACTAATTTCACCGCATTTTCGAATTCTTTGAAATCGCCCAAAACTACCAACGTGTCAAGTGTATCGATTAACGTCAATGAAAAACTGTGAAATAGACACGAATCGTGTACACATTTACATCGAATGAATAAATAGTCAGCGATAACGAATGAATTTCTTACTTTCCTAAAGCTTCATCAACGTTCCCTCGACTAGGCTGACTATTACGGTATCTTCCCTCACAACTCAGAGGCATAAGCTCATCAGCCGGATACGCGTTTTTCTGGAAATAATCCACTTCATTAAGTATTTTTACATattgaaaacagaaatataCAGAGAACAGATTACAAACCATGTAGGCATTATATGCATGATAGAACATTTCAACAGCTTCATTCCTGGACGACATACAAGTTGAAATCAGTGTATTTAGAGATAGTAACAATATAACAATAAGCATTCAACAAAATACTCACTTCAAACTGGCCCGTTCTTCTCGGGACATATATGTTTCAGTGGCATTTTCATTTAGGAAGGAAGAACCAACTTTCAACGGTGATAACagataaattacaaaaatacataagatTTTATTCATCACGgagggagaaaaattttactaatGGACGGAACCGAATATCTCCAGAAAAATAAGTGCTAATACGAAATttcttttcacaaaaatatacTACATTCATAATTTTAGAGCTGGCATTTATTCCGCAAAACAGATGCCATTCAGGTAACACCGGATAAGAGGTGAACGAAACTGCTACGCGAGCTAGAATTCCACGACTACGAGTAactgcaataattttttcagattgatAATCGGTTCAGAAtaatatgaatatttttgacattaaaaattaaacgaagTTTTGGAAATGAAATACGTATTGTATATCTACTATGCACCGCTTGAGATAACGTTTATCATTATCAGGTGATGAGGTGAAGTGAAGTAAGGGTGAAGTAGCTCTCCCTTCACCGCTATACGAAATTTGGAACGAATTAACGAAGCAGCCTAAAGTCTCAAAATCAAACTCATGAAGTCCATGATATTATTTGAAATGATATGACAATTCTTTGTTTCTTTCAATCCGTGGTTTAAAATGTTTGCATAGGTATTGATATTGAATTTAGCACCTAAAATCGAGAGGAGTATCTAAAaccttctcaaattttttcgatttttgtgaaCACTTATACCTACCAGTTACCACTGTATTCCGAACCAAGTTTATTAAAGTTGggctacttttttgaattttggttacCTATTAAAgtaacttttattaaaaaattaatttacgataGGTAATCCGATTCCATTCCAAATCTCGACCCTACTtcttagaaaaaagaaaaaacgaggAACAGCTCACCCTGAAATAGCTACACGAGCAAAGCAAGTTTGCGAACCGTGGAGCGAAGTCACGGAATGGCCGAGGTGGCAAACCCTCCTAGTTCTTATTTAGttctacaatctacataaaTCTGTATAAGAAGTAGATAAAGAATATCGAAGACAACTGATATGAAGCATGATGaatttattcttaaaaataaCATCAATAAGAAACAGTATCATTTAGAATGACGGAGTGAGATTCGTACaacgatgaaataaaaataaaaagcataCATTTTAATACGAATaagaaaatttcagtattttaaaaCGACGTTGAAATATtatcaagaaaatgaaaaggCAGTGTTTATTATTCAATATTGGTTTTTAAATAAGTTTCAAGTTCATTACAAGAGCCGTTTCCAAGAGAAACTTATTTGATCTTTTCAAGTTTATTACAATAATCGTTTGGAGGATAAAAGACAATATTCGACCAAAAATCCCAAACTGATCTGCCATTAGACATTAGAAATTCTGCGAGATTTATTGAAATTCCTTTTGAAGGAAAACGTAACATAAATAGTACCTAAATGATATGAAATGTTGAAGAATAGAATATAAAACATGGTCATCCATTCGATAGATTATGACATAGAGGAACAATTAATACTATCACAATTCACATGAAGTTCAAACGTTAACTTAATTAATATGactgatgaataaaaattttaagttcgaTAAACAGAACTATCGTCAGTTCAGAACCAGCGACTTAAAGATGAACATTATACATAAAAGTATGTATAGGAGGTATCTACAtacaataaaaatgtattttgatatCACTCGCATGCTAATTTATGATCAAAACTACTCAAAGCAATAGCAAACGCTTGAAGAGCACATAAAGGGTAACGATAATCCATTGTGAAGACATCTTCTGAGATACGTCCAAATTGCATAACTACGTAATCGGCTGAAAAAGAGattgaaaacttgttaaatTACATACATTATAGTTAAGCACATACATAGATACAATATATAATGCTGAATTTTGAAGTTATTGACCCCAAAAATTCTAACAACGTGAACAAAATTTCGGGAAATGAAATTAATGTCATTGAACCATTACTTTTTGCAGAGAATACAAAATCATTTGACCCACCATAACTCAACCACGAATATAAACGAATACATCAAAACGCAAGCCCTTTTCACACGCACGAATATTAAACCTAATCaacaaaacttgttgaaattatttcattactGGTGAAGGTAGATAGGAACAAGATATCACCGCGATCAATATTTTCAACCGCCGAATGTTATATTTACTCGCCATGCTATGGCAATACAGACAGAGTGACCAACAGTCATTCCGATTCTTCGGGACGAAggaaaaatacttcatttttccaaaagtcctttttccgaattttcaaattgtaattttttataaaagttgagGAGTTaataaaattcttcatttttctttttttaaacctttaaatagcaaaaatttatttcgaattttctgTTTCATGAATTCTTATGCGATgcattttttcatctcttgaaTTGTTACGCTAGAACCAATTTGAGAATAGACCAACCACTTATGTGTACACTCTTTTTATTCAAGAGAATGGGAAACGAAGTACGCGATAGATGTTTACATGGTgcacatttttcgaaattcaaggGAGGAGAGAGTTCGAAAACAATTGAATGAAGCCAAGCATGAATTTTACTttagagaaaatttcataaCCATTCAAAGTtgctgatttttatgaaaaactttcctgaaatttcagctctccaaCTTGAAATTAAGGAAGCCTCTAAATAATCCTCTTCTCAAAAAAGTTCTCTACGAGCCTTCCGAACTATTTTGCCCCCTCCCTCTTGTTtagtactaaaaaaaaagaatttggaacgaaatgaaatttagagGAAAATACGGTCaataaaaacatattattttgttCAGAAAAGAATGCGTTAAAAATgcgaatcattgatttaaaccAGCTGATTGCTAATAATAATTGCCagagaaatatttattttccgcAATACGTATGGGACACGAGAGAATAAGGTTGGGAATAAACATTTACACTGAAGTCCGAAGAACATCAAACAAATGTTGTTTAATTTCGATGTGACAGTAAATGAACATGAAGCGAATACTGAAATTAGATCAATATACTTACTATCACTGTCatggactatttgaaaatttttaaccgatGCTTGCGTGACTCGGCCATGGAAATTTAGAACATACGACTGGGTATCGTCATTCCACGAAGGTGTTTTGTTATGTAATTCTATTAAATTATCCATTCGTTTTGATCTCCAACATTCTACAACATAATTAAAACACTTTTATGcacttaaaagttgaaaattgattcattcgCAATTTTAAAACCCACTTggttattgattttcaaataaagaaaataaaataccaacaAAGTCATAAACAAGCGTTAAagttgaaagagaaaaatacaTGGCCTAACTTTTCGTCCCAGTGACCTCATTATGGTTAACAGACATTGAATTATTAATAAGACACATGAACAGAATTCACTTAGGCTCGTCAGTAAATTCGATTACAACGTTTTAACGAAATTGATGTTATTATAATATATCAAATTACCTAGCATAGTGTCTGAATTATCTTGAGGTATTATTTGAACACGTTTTTGATCATGGGTCATACCAGGAATCAAAACTGTCATTTTTCTTGGTCCTTTGAAACCTAATACATTAGTATcctgcaaaattacaaaaatcacaaCTTCACAGATTTGATCTTTTTTGCACATATCTGTGGTATAATTATTAGACCAATGGATTACTTACGTAAACAACTGCAGCCAATTCTTCTCTAGGAatatcattttcattgaaaCTTTTGAATGGTGATCTACCATTGTTGAAGACAGTGAACTGAGTTCCAAGTAAATTGGATCGTAATTTGCCAACGAATGATTCGCTGCCTCTAGACAAATCGGTCGGATCAGTCGAAATCAAATAGTTGGAAGTTTTGCTCTTTTTCCGCTTTCTTCCAGCCAATAAGAATATCTATCAAATCGCAACATGAATTGATAAGAACTTGCTGTGATTTATGATTGATTACACAATAAATACTGAATGAACCTTTTTTCCAAGATCTTTTTCCAAATGTAAAAAGTATGTTGGGTATAATCCTCTATCCATGCCTTTTCTATCACGCGTTATCCGACAATTATAGTGTACTTTTTGTCGAGCTGGTTGCAATacaaatgaatttaaattattgAGAATATCTTTGTCACTTTCCACAACCTAAAATTAAACGGAATTATTGCGTACATGAAACTGAATGATCAACACAAACACTACAAAAATATAAcaataaaataacgaaatacCCACATCTGATGAAATTGAAGCTGAACGACAAATAAACGAAGAAGATTGAATTATTTCTGGAGCGATTATACCAAAAGTGTGCCCATTTTCAGACGACGGAGTATTCACTGGGATGGATTCGTCGTCAACTTCGTCTTCTTCACGGTAAAAGTTATCGGAAGCGTTGCTATCtcctaaaaaataaatcaaaaacttctgTAAGAATAGCTAGCCGACAGAAATTGATTCGTTAAGAGTAGTAAAAACATCTCGAGTAAACGAGTATAACGAACATAGGAATTTGATTACCATCTATGTCATCGCTTCCACGAGATACACTTCGAGACAACTGAATAACATCTGCACTTGAATCTGGATTCCCTTGAATCATCGTGTATTGTAATGGGCCATCGTATCCTAGAAATGTTTTCAATATATAAGCGATGCAATTAGTTAGTACCATGTCCAAGTACATACTAGATTCAAGTTGCCAATTATCTTCGAATacataatcgattattttcaaatcGGAGTTCGAAGCACTTACCATGTAATTCTTTCTTTCCTGACGTTGGTCTACTGTATCGTGTTTTTTGAACAATGTCTGTTGCCTGAACCATTCCAGAAGTAAATCTTTTCTGTCTCATTTTTTGCTCCAATATCTGTCTCTGCAATACAAAATATACATAACGAATTACTAAAATTAATTGTGTAGCACAACTCAGAAAAGAGTGCTTCCATTCAAAATCCATCACAAAAACATACCCTTTGCAAGAAAGATTTCCAATTTCAGTAATAAcataaatttatcacctgttgTTCCAGTTTTTGCTGTCGAACAGTTGCCATGTATGGTAGAATTCACTTCATTAAAGATGATTCAAGGAAACTCTGAAATGAATGAATAACTCTACACGTATACACTGTTGCAATCACTAATATAAAGTTTCACAGCATACTCTCATAGCTTTCAATCAATACAtgtagttgaaaatgaaaatcaaattcgaattcGATGATACGAAATCGTTGAGTTTTTAGAAGAGCCTAGCAACCATAAACATTAAACAAAATCATCAGTGTGACTACAAAGACGACTTATTTTTCATATGCGGGCTTTACTAGGCTACACTGAAAAGAGCGAGTACCCATTTTTGGATTCACAAGTTCGCTTTTTTTTGCATGtctttttaaaataggtaggtaccccgTACCTACCCGATCTCCGAACCGAATGGCGAACTCCGAGAGACGGACatgagaattttgattttgagacgTAATCATGATGTATCAAGTTTAATCAAACAGAAACAATCATCAAagacaaaaaataatatgtgttttaaatttttgacctcTTGAGAGTTGAGATCATTGAGACATTGACATTGATTAACTGGTGTAAGAAGGTGGTGTATCCGggctctcaaggtcactgacttacctttttgcccccccccttggctactTCAAGTCATGACCCATGACCCGTCTACCTGGACTCTCGAGGTCACTGACTTACCTGTCTAGCTAGCTTCCGAAGGTCGTCTATTTGCCGATCTGGTCTCTCTTAGTCTTAGGTCATGGACCCGTAGATGTGGCTTCCCAAGGCCAAGGACATCTGTCTCTGTCTATTGACCCGGCGGTTCGGACTCTCTGGACTCTCAAGAGGTAA
The sequence above is a segment of the Planococcus citri chromosome 3, ihPlaCitr1.1, whole genome shotgun sequence genome. Coding sequences within it:
- the LOC135840791 gene encoding ER degradation-enhancing alpha-mannosidase-like protein 3 isoform X4; translated protein: MNKILCIFVIYLLSPLKVGSSFLNENATETYMSREERASLKNEAVEMFYHAYNAYMKNAYPADELMPLSCEGRYRNSQPSRGNVDEALGNFSLTLIDTLDTLVVLGDFKEFENAVKLVIKDVNFNTDVVVSVFETNIRVLGGLLSAHVLSDVLKNKYSEMTWYKGELLALAKDLGTRLLPAFNTLTGIPYGRVNLKHGVRDDLSQIAGHTCTACAGTMILEMAALSRLTGDPIFEQKAHKAMDELWSLRHRTSNLMGTILDVHSGDWVRKESGVGAGIDSYYEYCLKAYILLSDEKYLRRFNTHYSAVMTYVSQGPMLLDVHMHKPNTNSKNFMDALLAFWPGLQVLKGDLKPAIETHEMLYHVMQKYKFIPEAFTTDFQIHWGHHPLRPEFLESTYFLYRATGDHYYLNVGKNVLRSLQMYARVPCGYASFEDVRTGTHEDSMDSFVLAETFKYLFLLFAEPSETVINLDDYLFTTEAHLLPLSISRYSSPNYSSEVDKLLLLNNNNESRDGDSVENDDDNDMARSCVIPEYVVGHFLRQNLRNMFEGICPLRKSVRKLHPSQFQSSNEEHIRLLKDMGIAVITLSDGRIQLVHNYLTQATSKNEAKEGAIFMQEMVELSKTQSVENTPQAVSYSVNNETVVLSAGPAHFGKLLRVDQKLTGLISVASPLKACEPLKNSEVLRNRIVVVERGDCMFVDKARKLEKAGAIGGIIVDNTPDSTADLLPLFTMSGDGNDDVNIPVVFLFTREAKMLIEVVTKDPLLHITLSQLPPGNVGKNT
- the LOC135840791 gene encoding ER degradation-enhancing alpha-mannosidase-like protein 3 isoform X2, yielding MNKILCIFVIYLLSPLKVGSSFLNENATETYMSREERASLKNEAVEMFYHAYNAYMKNAYPADELMPLSCEGRYRNSQPSRGNVDEALGNFSLTLIDTLDTLVVLGDFKEFENAVKLVIKDVNFNTDVVVSVFETNIRVLGGLLSAHVLSDVLKNKYSEMTWYKGELLALAKDLGTRLLPAFNTLTGIPYGRVNLKHGVRDDLSQIAGHTCTACAGTMILEMAALSRLTGDPIFEQKAHKAMDELWSLRHRTSNLMGTILDVHSGDWVRKESGVGAGIDSYYEYCLKAYILLSDEKYLRRFNTHYSAVMTYVSQGPMLLDVHMHKPNTNSKNFMDALLAFWPGLQVLKGDLKPAIETHEMLYHVMQKYKFIPEAFTTDFQIHWGHHPLRPEFLESTYFLYRATGDHYYLNVGKNVLRSLQMYARVPCGYASFEDVRTGTHEDSMDSFVLAETFKYLFLLFAEPSETVINLDDYLFTTEAHLLPLSISRYSSPNYSSAIDKLLLLNNNNESRDGDSVENDDDNDMARSCVIPEYVVGHFLRQNLRNMFEGICPLRKSVRKLHPSQFQSSNEEHIRLLKDMGIAVITLSDGRIQLVHNYLTQATSKNEAKEGAIFMQEMVELSKTQSVENTPQAVSYSVNNETVVLSAGPAHFGKLLRVDQKLTGLISVASPLKACEPLKNSEVLRNRIVVVERGDCMFVDKARKLEKAGAIGGIIVDNTPDSTADLLPLFTMSGDGNDDVNIPVVFLFTREAKMLIEVVTKDPLLHITLSQLPPDKSATILDAPNIYQFTGTVKGTVHKPLYEQVFSKVRVFLNSVFYG
- the LOC135840791 gene encoding ER degradation-enhancing alpha-mannosidase-like protein 3 isoform X3; translated protein: MNKILCIFVIYLLSPLKVGSSFLNENATETYMSREERASLKNEAVEMFYHAYNAYMKNAYPADELMPLSCEGRYRNSQPSRGNVDEALGNFSLTLIDTLDTLVVLGDFKEFENAVKLVIKDVNFNTDVVVSVFETNIRVLGGLLSAHVLSDVLKNKYSEMTWYKGELLALAKDLGTRLLPAFNTLTGIPYGRVNLKHGVRDDLSQIAGHTCTACAGTMILEMAALSRLTGDPIFEQKAHKAMDELWSLRHRTSNLMGTILDVHSGDWVRKESGVGAGIDSYYEYCLKAYILLSDEKYLRRFNTHYSAVMTYVSQGPMLLDVHMHKPNTNSKNFMDALLAFWPGLQVLKGDLKPAIETHEMLYHVMQKYKFIPEAFTTDFQIHWGHHPLRPEFLESTYFLYRATGDHYYLNVGKNVLRSLQMYARVPCGYASFEDVRTGTHEDSMDSFVLAETFKYLFLLFAEPSETVINLDDYLFTTEAHLLPLSISRYSSPNYSSEVDKLLLLNNNNESRDGDSVENDDDNDMARSCVIPEYVVGHFLRQNLRNMFEGICPLRKSVRKLHPSQFQSSNEEHIRLLKDMGIAVITLSDGRIQLVHNYLTATSKNEAKEGAIFMQEMVELSKTQSVENTPQAVSYSVNNETVVLSAGPAHFGKLLRVDQKLTGLISVASPLKACEPLKNSEVLRNRIVVVERGDCMFVDKARKLEKAGAIGGIIVDNTPDSTADLLPLFTMSGDGNDDVNIPVVFLFTREAKMLIEVVTKDPLLHITLSQLPPDKSATILDAPNIYQFTGTVKGTVHKPLYEQVFSKVRVFLNSVFYG
- the LOC135840791 gene encoding ER degradation-enhancing alpha-mannosidase-like protein 3 isoform X1; the encoded protein is MNKILCIFVIYLLSPLKVGSSFLNENATETYMSREERASLKNEAVEMFYHAYNAYMKNAYPADELMPLSCEGRYRNSQPSRGNVDEALGNFSLTLIDTLDTLVVLGDFKEFENAVKLVIKDVNFNTDVVVSVFETNIRVLGGLLSAHVLSDVLKNKYSEMTWYKGELLALAKDLGTRLLPAFNTLTGIPYGRVNLKHGVRDDLSQIAGHTCTACAGTMILEMAALSRLTGDPIFEQKAHKAMDELWSLRHRTSNLMGTILDVHSGDWVRKESGVGAGIDSYYEYCLKAYILLSDEKYLRRFNTHYSAVMTYVSQGPMLLDVHMHKPNTNSKNFMDALLAFWPGLQVLKGDLKPAIETHEMLYHVMQKYKFIPEAFTTDFQIHWGHHPLRPEFLESTYFLYRATGDHYYLNVGKNVLRSLQMYARVPCGYASFEDVRTGTHEDSMDSFVLAETFKYLFLLFAEPSETVINLDDYLFTTEAHLLPLSISRYSSPNYSSEVDKLLLLNNNNESRDGDSVENDDDNDMARSCVIPEYVVGHFLRQNLRNMFEGICPLRKSVRKLHPSQFQSSNEEHIRLLKDMGIAVITLSDGRIQLVHNYLTQATSKNEAKEGAIFMQEMVELSKTQSVENTPQAVSYSVNNETVVLSAGPAHFGKLLRVDQKLTGLISVASPLKACEPLKNSEVLRNRIVVVERGDCMFVDKARKLEKAGAIGGIIVDNTPDSTADLLPLFTMSGDGNDDVNIPVVFLFTREAKMLIEVVTKDPLLHITLSQLPPDKSATILDAPNIYQFTGTVKGTVHKPLYEQVFSKVRVFLNSVFYG